The Mucilaginibacter yixingensis genome window below encodes:
- a CDS encoding DUF4249 domain-containing protein produces the protein MRSNILFLLVVMAAVLTSCQRVIDIKVKNDASLPVIEGRITNVTGIQTISISKSIDYDAANVYPPISGATVTVTNAGKVYAFTETKPGQYTNSAIKGKSGQSYALSVKIGDNVYTSTSTMPDMVQLDSIGLTGITVGTKLVRNVSAFYRDPPNAVNRYRFLMFVNNVQVKAVFAADDYLTNGRYVNTTLYQTDITLNPGDKVDVEMDCVDKAVYDYFFNLSHQGGNSPNDSATPSNPTSNITGGALGYFSANTVQKKSLVVL, from the coding sequence ATGAGGTCCAACATATTGTTTTTATTGGTAGTGATGGCTGCCGTGTTGACCTCGTGCCAGCGGGTAATAGATATTAAGGTGAAAAATGATGCATCGTTGCCGGTAATTGAAGGTAGAATTACCAATGTAACAGGCATCCAAACCATCTCCATCTCTAAAAGTATTGATTATGATGCGGCTAACGTATATCCGCCAATATCCGGCGCTACCGTTACCGTAACCAATGCCGGCAAGGTCTATGCTTTTACCGAGACCAAGCCCGGGCAATATACCAACAGCGCTATTAAAGGTAAGTCGGGGCAGAGTTATGCGCTTTCTGTTAAAATAGGCGATAATGTTTATACGTCAACCTCTACCATGCCTGATATGGTACAGTTGGATTCGATTGGTTTAACCGGCATCACCGTGGGTACTAAACTGGTGCGCAACGTATCAGCCTTTTATCGCGATCCGCCAAATGCCGTCAATCGTTACCGCTTTTTAATGTTTGTCAATAATGTGCAGGTAAAAGCTGTATTTGCTGCCGATGATTACCTGACCAACGGCCGCTACGTAAACACCACGCTGTATCAAACTGATATCACCCTTAACCCCGGCGATAAGGTTGATGTAGAGATGGACTGTGTGGATAAAGCCGTGTACGATTATTTCTTTAACCTGAGCCACCAGGGCGGTAACTCGCCGAATGATTCGGCCACGCCATCAAACCCAACTTCCAATATTACAGGAGGCGCGCTGGGCTATTTTAGCGCAAACACGGTGCAAAAGAAATCGTTGGTGGTGTTGTAA
- a CDS encoding TonB-dependent receptor has translation MCFEPKKGNCRFALFLLQFLLPALLCLGVCKASAQTKYTVSGTITDAQTGESLIGATVKTGGGAPAGIVSNDYGFYSLTLPAGQYTLQISYVGYKTIELKLDLQHDVKLNHQLNPSNELNEVVVTGKVQSRSANITGAQMGVNKLDVSQINNIPVLLGEKDVLKTIQLLPGVKTTGDAYTGFYVRGGGTDQNLILLDGAPVYNATHLFGFFSIFNADAIKEVDLYKGGMPASYGGRLSSVLDIRMDDGNKNDYGFEGGIGLIASRIKAEGPLVKGKSSFMVSARRTYADAFLKLSGDSSLKGSSLYFYDLNVKLNYQLSQNNTLYLSAYYGKDNIGLKDNFASNWGNAIASLRWNHIYSSKLFGNTSLNYSNYQYAIHNLTDNNLFDVASKIRDFSVKEDFNWFLGSNNKLGFGAVLTRHSILPGNIIASPNAVYNSTNIEPRYANEAAAYLMDDMKLGSRLNVVYGIRLDRFEMVGPGNFSTYGTNGNTINTVYYAKGDAVATYVNAEPRLSANFTLNSKTAIKFSYNHNTQNIHLLSNSTAALPTDLYVLSSNNIKPGVADQFSLGWYRNAGNNMFEFSAEAYYKWLQNQIDYKNNAQLVANQNVESQLLYGVGRSYGLELYLKKNYGRITGWLGYTLSRVEDRFDGVNNGNYFPARQDRLHDLSAVGIFKWSKRVTLSASFVYGTGNAITFPDGKYSIGGVTTYYYQQRNGYRMPADHRLDLGVTWDGKPHKNYRSGWTFGIYNVYNHRNPYSIIFRDTKDSPPHTEAVETSLFGIIPSVTWNFKF, from the coding sequence ATGTGTTTTGAACCTAAAAAAGGTAACTGTCGTTTTGCATTGTTTTTATTGCAGTTTTTGCTGCCTGCGCTGTTATGCCTTGGCGTTTGCAAAGCGTCGGCCCAAACCAAATACACCGTAAGCGGCACCATTACCGACGCGCAAACCGGTGAAAGCCTGATAGGCGCTACCGTTAAAACCGGGGGCGGGGCACCCGCAGGCATCGTTAGTAACGATTACGGTTTCTACTCACTCACCCTCCCTGCGGGGCAATATACTTTGCAGATCAGTTACGTTGGCTACAAAACCATTGAGTTAAAGCTGGATTTACAACATGATGTCAAGCTTAATCACCAGCTTAACCCCAGTAACGAACTGAACGAGGTGGTGGTAACCGGCAAAGTACAATCGCGTAGCGCCAACATTACGGGTGCACAGATGGGGGTGAATAAGCTGGACGTGAGCCAGATCAACAACATCCCTGTGCTATTGGGTGAGAAAGATGTTTTAAAAACCATTCAATTACTCCCCGGCGTAAAAACCACCGGCGACGCGTATACCGGTTTCTACGTGCGTGGGGGAGGGACCGATCAAAACCTGATTTTGCTGGATGGCGCTCCGGTTTATAACGCCACGCACCTGTTTGGCTTCTTCTCTATTTTTAATGCAGATGCCATTAAGGAGGTTGATTTGTATAAAGGCGGGATGCCGGCATCTTATGGCGGCAGGTTATCCTCAGTGCTGGACATCCGGATGGATGATGGTAATAAGAACGATTATGGTTTTGAGGGTGGCATCGGTCTGATTGCCTCGCGTATTAAGGCAGAAGGGCCGCTTGTAAAAGGCAAAAGCTCATTTATGGTCAGCGCCCGCCGCACCTATGCCGATGCCTTTTTAAAACTCTCGGGCGATTCCAGTCTGAAGGGGAGCAGCCTTTATTTTTATGATCTGAATGTGAAGTTGAACTATCAGCTCAGTCAGAACAATACGCTCTATTTATCGGCCTATTACGGTAAAGATAACATCGGCCTGAAAGATAATTTTGCGTCCAACTGGGGCAACGCCATCGCCTCCCTGCGGTGGAACCATATTTATAGCAGCAAGTTGTTTGGCAATACTTCGCTTAACTACAGCAACTATCAGTACGCTATTCATAACCTAACTGATAATAACCTGTTTGATGTGGCGTCCAAGATTCGCGATTTTAGCGTGAAAGAAGATTTTAACTGGTTTCTGGGGAGCAACAATAAACTGGGCTTTGGCGCGGTGCTTACCCGTCATTCCATCTTGCCGGGTAATATCATTGCTTCGCCAAATGCGGTTTACAATTCTACCAATATAGAACCTCGGTACGCTAACGAGGCTGCCGCCTACCTGATGGACGATATGAAGCTGGGCAGTCGGTTAAACGTGGTTTACGGCATCAGGCTTGACCGGTTTGAAATGGTGGGGCCAGGTAATTTTAGCACTTATGGCACCAATGGCAACACCATTAATACTGTTTATTATGCCAAGGGCGATGCTGTAGCCACTTATGTTAACGCCGAGCCACGTTTGAGCGCCAACTTTACGCTGAACAGTAAAACGGCTATCAAGTTCTCTTATAATCATAACACGCAGAACATCCATCTGCTGTCAAACTCAACTGCCGCGCTGCCTACAGATTTGTATGTGCTGAGCAGTAACAACATCAAGCCAGGTGTGGCAGATCAGTTTTCGCTGGGCTGGTATCGCAACGCCGGGAATAACATGTTCGAGTTTTCGGCCGAGGCCTATTATAAATGGCTGCAAAACCAGATTGATTATAAAAACAACGCCCAACTGGTAGCCAATCAGAATGTAGAGTCGCAGCTATTGTATGGTGTAGGACGATCATACGGATTGGAATTGTACTTAAAGAAGAACTATGGCCGCATAACCGGCTGGCTGGGCTATACCCTCTCGCGCGTGGAGGACAGGTTTGACGGGGTAAATAACGGTAATTATTTCCCCGCCCGACAGGACAGACTGCATGACCTGAGTGCCGTTGGCATATTTAAATGGAGCAAACGTGTAACTTTATCTGCCAGTTTTGTTTATGGCACGGGCAACGCCATTACCTTCCCCGATGGGAAGTATAGTATAGGCGGCGTAACCACCTATTACTATCAGCAGCGCAATGGTTACCGTATGCCGGCAGATCATCGGCTGGATCTGGGTGTTACCTGGGATGGCAAGCCGCATAAAAATTATCGCTCAGGCTGGACGTTTGGCATATATAATGTATATAACCATAGAAACCCTTATAGTATCATCTTCCGCGATACCAAAGATAGCCCGCCACATACCGAGGCTGTAGAAACCAGCCTGTTCGGCATTATCCCATCGGTAACCTGGAATTTTAAATTTTGA
- the rpsL gene encoding 30S ribosomal protein S12, producing MPTIQQLVRKGRVALVDKSKSPALDSCPQRRGVCTRVYTTTPKKPNSAMRKVARVRLTNGKEVNAYIPGEGHNLQEHSIVLIRGGRVKDLPGVRYHIIRGALDTSGVNGRNQRRSKYGTKRPKPGQAAAAPAKGKKK from the coding sequence ATGCCTACTATTCAGCAATTAGTTAGAAAAGGTAGAGTAGCTCTGGTTGACAAGAGTAAGTCACCAGCGTTGGACAGCTGTCCACAGCGAAGAGGCGTGTGCACCCGTGTGTACACCACTACCCCTAAAAAACCAAACTCAGCAATGCGTAAAGTTGCCCGTGTGCGCTTAACCAACGGTAAAGAGGTGAATGCCTATATCCCAGGTGAAGGTCACAACTTACAGGAGCACTCAATCGTGTTGATCCGTGGCGGTCGTGTTAAAGACTTACCGGGTGTTCGTTACCACATCATCCGTGGTGCACTGGATACTTCAGGTGTAAACGGTCGTAACCAACGTCGTTCTAAATATGGTACCAAACGTCCTAAACCAGGTCAGGCAGCTGCTGCACCTGCAAAAGGTAAAAAGAAATAA
- the rpsG gene encoding 30S ribosomal protein S7, which produces MRKSKPKKRILLPDPRFNDTLVTRFVNNLMYDGKKSTAYTIFYNAVDIVEKKTSESGLDTWKKALNNVMPAVEVKSRRVGGANFQVPTEVRPERKVALGMKWLISYARRRGEKTMMEKLAGEIIAAAKGEGAAVKKKEDTHKMAEANKAFSHFRF; this is translated from the coding sequence ATGAGAAAGTCGAAACCAAAAAAGAGAATCCTTCTTCCTGACCCAAGGTTCAATGATACCCTGGTAACCAGGTTTGTAAACAACTTGATGTATGATGGTAAAAAATCTACCGCTTACACCATTTTTTACAATGCTGTTGACATCGTAGAGAAAAAAACCAGCGAAAGCGGTTTGGATACCTGGAAAAAAGCGTTGAACAACGTTATGCCAGCTGTAGAAGTTAAAAGCCGCCGTGTAGGTGGTGCTAACTTCCAGGTGCCTACAGAGGTACGTCCGGAGCGTAAAGTAGCTTTAGGTATGAAATGGCTGATTAGCTATGCCCGTCGTCGTGGTGAGAAAACCATGATGGAGAAACTGGCTGGCGAGATCATTGCTGCTGCCAAAGGTGAAGGTGCTGCTGTGAAGAAAAAAGAAGATACGCACAAAATGGCTGAAGCCAACAAAGCGTTCTCACACTTCCGTTTCTAA
- the fusA gene encoding elongation factor G, with protein sequence MSRDLKYTRNIGIAAHIDAGKTTTTERILYYSGVSHKIGEVHEGAATMDWMAQEQERGITITSAATTVFWNYRGNKYQVNVIDTPGHVDFTVEVNRSLRVLDGLVFLFSAVDGVEPQSETNWRLANNYNVPRIGFVNKMDRSGADFLKVVKQVKDMLGSNAVPLQIPIGAEDQFKGVVDLINFRGVVWNEHDKGMTFTEVPIPAELLDEANEWREKLLEAVAEFDDTLMEKFFEDPTQITEREVLDALRQATLAGKIVPMTCGSSFKNKGVQTMLDYVMELLPSPLDSKGVVGHNPETGAEVLVKPDVKEPFAALAFKIATDPFVGRLCFIRVYAGNLDAGSYVYNMRSESKERISRIFQMHANKQNPIPNVGAGDIAAVVGFKDIKTGDTLCEEKNPIVLESMVFPEPVIGLAIEPKTQADVDKLGIALGKLSEEDPTFRVQTDQDTGQTVISGMGELHLDIIMDRLKREFKVEVNQGAPQVAYKEAITGTTQHRETYKKQTGGRGKFADIQVVISPGEEGKEGLEFVNEIVGGSIPREFIPSVEKGFKSAMDNGVLAGFPLTSLKVRLIDGSFHAVDSDALSFEIAGRSAYREALPKCKPVLLEPIMKIEILTPEENMGDVIGDMNRRRGQLQGMDTRNGAQVIKAMVPLSEMFGYVTQLRTITSGRATSTMEFDHYEEAPRNVQEEVVAKSKGRAKASVE encoded by the coding sequence ATGTCAAGAGATCTAAAATATACAAGAAACATCGGTATTGCCGCTCACATTGATGCTGGTAAAACTACCACTACAGAGCGTATTCTTTACTACTCTGGTGTGAGCCACAAAATTGGCGAGGTGCACGAAGGTGCAGCTACCATGGACTGGATGGCACAAGAGCAAGAGCGTGGTATCACTATCACTTCTGCTGCTACTACCGTATTCTGGAATTACCGCGGTAACAAATACCAGGTAAACGTAATTGACACCCCGGGCCACGTGGATTTTACCGTAGAGGTAAACCGTTCATTGCGTGTACTGGATGGTCTGGTGTTCCTGTTCTCGGCTGTAGATGGCGTTGAGCCTCAGTCTGAGACCAACTGGCGTCTGGCTAATAACTACAACGTACCACGTATTGGTTTCGTTAACAAAATGGACCGTTCTGGTGCAGACTTTTTGAAAGTTGTTAAACAGGTTAAAGATATGCTGGGCAGCAACGCTGTACCACTGCAGATCCCAATTGGTGCAGAAGACCAGTTTAAAGGTGTGGTTGACTTGATCAACTTCCGCGGTGTGGTATGGAACGAGCATGATAAAGGTATGACCTTTACTGAAGTGCCTATCCCTGCAGAACTGCTTGACGAAGCTAACGAGTGGAGAGAAAAATTACTGGAAGCTGTTGCCGAATTTGACGACACGCTGATGGAGAAATTCTTCGAAGATCCAACTCAGATTACTGAGCGTGAAGTACTGGACGCACTGCGTCAGGCTACTTTGGCTGGTAAAATCGTTCCGATGACTTGTGGTTCATCATTCAAGAACAAAGGTGTACAAACCATGCTTGACTATGTGATGGAACTGTTGCCTTCTCCACTTGATTCAAAAGGTGTAGTTGGTCACAACCCAGAAACTGGTGCTGAAGTATTGGTTAAACCAGACGTAAAAGAGCCGTTTGCTGCATTAGCATTTAAAATTGCTACCGACCCATTCGTAGGTCGTCTGTGTTTCATCCGCGTTTACGCAGGTAACCTTGATGCTGGTTCATACGTGTACAACATGCGTTCTGAATCAAAAGAGCGTATCTCTCGTATCTTCCAAATGCACGCTAACAAGCAAAACCCAATCCCTAACGTAGGTGCTGGTGATATTGCTGCGGTAGTAGGCTTTAAAGATATCAAAACTGGTGACACCCTTTGCGAAGAGAAAAACCCTATCGTACTGGAGTCAATGGTATTCCCTGAGCCGGTTATTGGTTTAGCTATTGAGCCTAAAACTCAGGCTGATGTTGATAAACTGGGTATTGCTCTTGGTAAACTGTCTGAAGAGGATCCAACCTTCCGCGTACAAACCGATCAGGACACTGGTCAGACTGTAATCAGCGGTATGGGCGAGCTTCACTTAGATATCATCATGGACCGTCTTAAACGCGAGTTCAAGGTTGAAGTTAACCAGGGTGCTCCACAGGTAGCTTACAAAGAGGCTATCACCGGTACTACCCAACACCGCGAAACTTACAAGAAACAAACCGGTGGTCGTGGTAAATTTGCTGATATCCAGGTAGTAATTTCTCCGGGAGAAGAAGGCAAAGAAGGTCTGGAGTTTGTGAACGAGATTGTTGGTGGTTCTATTCCACGCGAGTTCATCCCATCTGTAGAAAAAGGCTTCAAGTCTGCTATGGATAACGGTGTACTGGCCGGCTTCCCATTAACCAGCCTGAAAGTTCGTTTGATCGATGGTTCATTCCACGCGGTTGACTCTGACGCCCTTTCATTCGAGATCGCAGGTCGTTCTGCTTACCGTGAAGCATTGCCAAAATGTAAACCGGTATTGCTGGAGCCGATCATGAAGATCGAGATCTTAACCCCAGAAGAAAACATGGGTGACGTAATTGGTGATATGAACCGTCGTCGTGGCCAGCTGCAAGGTATGGACACCCGTAACGGCGCTCAGGTTATCAAAGCGATGGTACCACTGTCAGAAATGTTTGGTTATGTAACTCAGTTACGTACCATCACTTCAGGTCGTGCTACTTCAACCATGGAGTTTGACCACTACGAAGAAGCACCACGTAACGTACAAGAAGAAGTGGTAGCTAAATCTAAAGGTCGCGCTAAAGCTTCTGTAGAATAA
- the rpsJ gene encoding 30S ribosomal protein S10, which produces MSQRIRIKLKSYDYNLVDKSAEKIVKTVKPTGAVVSGPLPLPTEKKVFTVLRSPHVNKKAREQFQLCSYKRLLDIYSSNSKTVDALMKLELPSGVEVEIKV; this is translated from the coding sequence ATGAGCCAAAGAATCAGGATCAAATTAAAATCGTACGATTACAATCTGGTTGACAAATCAGCTGAGAAAATCGTAAAAACAGTTAAGCCTACAGGCGCTGTAGTAAGCGGACCACTGCCGCTGCCAACCGAGAAAAAAGTGTTTACCGTACTGCGTTCACCGCACGTAAACAAAAAAGCTCGCGAGCAGTTCCAACTGTGCTCTTACAAACGTTTGTTAGACATCTACAGCTCTAACTCTAAAACTGTAGACGCACTGATGAAACTTGAATTACCTAGCGGCGTTGAAGTTGAGATCAAAGTGTGA
- a CDS encoding acyl-CoA carboxylase subunit beta, translated as MKKKIETLKQRREQALLGGGKARIEAQHKKGKLTARERLHFLLDEGSFQEIGMLVAHRSTDFGMEKEHYPGDGVITGYGTIGGRTVYVFSQDFTVFGGSLSETHAEKICKLMDMAMKNGAPVIGLNDSGGARIQEGVVSLGGYADIFFRNTMASGVIPQLSAIMGPCAGGAVYSPAITDFILMVEHTSYMFVTGPNVVKTVTHEVVTSEELGGANTHATKSGVTHFACANEIDAIQHLKKLLSYIPQNCEERAPSVPYEAGNELRPKLDTFMPENASQPYDIREIINQVIDADSFLEVHKDFAENIVVGFARLAGRSIGVVANQPAFLAGVLDIHSSTKGARFVRFCDCFNIPLLVFEDVPGFLPGTDQEWNAIITNGAKLLYAFCEATVPRITVITRKAYGGAYDVMNSKHIGADMNFAWPTAEIAVMGAKGAAEIIFKREINAAEDKEAKWLEMEKIYSDKFANPYRAAERGFIDEVIEPAETRQKLIFAFKMLENKVVNLPRKKHGNIPL; from the coding sequence TTGAAGAAGAAAATAGAAACACTGAAGCAAAGGCGTGAACAAGCGCTTTTGGGTGGCGGCAAGGCGCGTATAGAAGCCCAGCACAAAAAGGGCAAGCTCACAGCGCGCGAGCGTTTACATTTCCTGCTGGATGAGGGCTCGTTCCAGGAGATAGGCATGCTGGTGGCTCATCGCAGTACCGACTTCGGGATGGAAAAAGAACATTATCCCGGCGATGGCGTGATAACCGGCTACGGCACCATCGGCGGCCGCACAGTGTACGTTTTCTCTCAGGATTTTACCGTGTTCGGTGGTTCGCTGTCAGAAACCCACGCAGAGAAGATTTGCAAGCTGATGGATATGGCCATGAAGAATGGCGCACCCGTCATCGGCCTGAATGACTCGGGCGGTGCACGCATTCAGGAGGGTGTGGTATCCTTGGGTGGCTATGCCGATATCTTCTTTAGAAACACCATGGCTTCGGGTGTTATTCCGCAGCTCTCGGCCATTATGGGGCCATGTGCGGGCGGTGCGGTATACTCGCCGGCCATTACCGATTTTATTTTGATGGTAGAGCATACCTCCTATATGTTTGTAACCGGTCCGAACGTGGTGAAGACGGTAACGCATGAGGTGGTGACATCCGAAGAACTGGGCGGGGCCAATACCCACGCCACCAAATCGGGCGTTACGCACTTTGCCTGCGCTAACGAGATTGATGCTATACAACACCTTAAAAAACTGCTGAGCTATATCCCACAGAATTGCGAGGAGCGGGCACCATCCGTGCCCTATGAGGCAGGTAATGAGTTGCGCCCTAAGCTGGATACCTTTATGCCGGAGAATGCTTCGCAACCGTATGATATCCGCGAGATCATCAACCAGGTGATTGATGCCGATAGTTTCCTGGAGGTGCACAAAGATTTTGCCGAGAACATTGTAGTTGGCTTTGCCCGATTGGCCGGCCGTAGCATTGGTGTAGTGGCTAATCAGCCAGCGTTTCTGGCGGGCGTGCTGGATATCCATTCCAGTACCAAGGGGGCACGCTTTGTGCGTTTCTGCGATTGTTTTAACATTCCGCTGCTGGTGTTTGAAGATGTACCCGGCTTTTTGCCTGGGACGGATCAGGAGTGGAACGCGATCATCACCAATGGAGCTAAATTATTATATGCTTTCTGCGAGGCTACCGTGCCACGTATCACCGTCATCACCCGCAAAGCTTATGGCGGCGCTTATGACGTAATGAACTCCAAGCACATCGGCGCCGATATGAATTTTGCCTGGCCAACTGCCGAGATTGCCGTAATGGGCGCCAAAGGCGCCGCCGAGATCATCTTTAAACGAGAGATTAACGCAGCCGAAGATAAAGAAGCCAAGTGGCTGGAAATGGAGAAGATCTATTCAGACAAGTTTGCTAACCCATATCGCGCTGCCGAGCGTGGTTTTATTGACGAGGTGATTGAACCTGCCGAAACGCGTCAGAAATTGATCTTTGCCTTTAAGATGTTGGAGAACAAGGTGGTAAACCTGCCGAGGAAGAAGCATGGGAATATACCGTTGTAG
- a CDS encoding SulP family inorganic anion transporter: MEQHGIAAGGLNLRKYFLGKNLKKDLPAAVVVFLVALPLCLGIALASGAPLFAGILTGILGGIVVGSLSGSQLSVAGPAAGLTVIVLNAITTLGNYEAFLLALVLAGVFQIALGLIKAGTIGNYFPSAVIEGMLAAIGIILILKQFPHAVGYDADFVGDEGFKQADQHNTFSGIFGALAKINYGAVVISAVSIGLMIWWPKFKKNGGVPAPLLVVVSGIVLSLAFGGSGFALRDKQLVHIPIVSSAGEFFGLFRHPDFSHIADKQIWITAFTIAIVASLETLLSLEAVDKIDPIKRVSPTNRELLAQGTANIVSGMLGGLPMTAVIVRSSANVNAGARTKTSAVTHGILLLISLLFIPKLINLIPLSCLASILLMTGYKLARISLFKHMWHKGLDQFIPFVITILAVVFTDLLIGVGIGMLVGVFYILRTNMRNPYFYQITNKGDRKVINVRLAEEVSFLNKAAIQVMLTSLPAESTVIIDGSNSRFIDQDVLETIHNYKHNAYTKAIIVQLVEIHDHYDVPKLKELKFNVSNA, encoded by the coding sequence ATGGAGCAACATGGGATTGCTGCAGGCGGCCTCAACCTGCGTAAATATTTTTTGGGCAAAAATTTAAAGAAAGATCTTCCGGCAGCCGTAGTGGTATTTCTGGTGGCGTTGCCACTGTGTTTGGGTATTGCACTGGCATCTGGCGCACCGCTGTTTGCGGGTATATTAACAGGTATTCTTGGCGGTATTGTGGTAGGCTCGCTGAGCGGATCGCAATTGAGCGTTGCGGGTCCGGCGGCGGGCCTAACCGTCATTGTACTTAACGCTATCACTACCCTGGGTAACTACGAAGCCTTTTTGTTGGCCCTGGTGCTTGCCGGCGTATTTCAGATTGCGCTGGGCTTAATTAAGGCCGGTACCATTGGCAACTACTTCCCTTCGGCAGTTATAGAGGGGATGCTGGCGGCTATCGGTATCATCCTGATCTTAAAACAGTTCCCCCACGCAGTTGGCTATGATGCCGATTTTGTGGGCGACGAAGGTTTTAAGCAAGCCGACCAGCACAACACTTTCTCGGGCATCTTCGGCGCACTTGCTAAGATTAACTATGGCGCCGTGGTGATCAGTGCCGTATCTATCGGCTTGATGATCTGGTGGCCTAAGTTTAAAAAGAACGGTGGCGTACCAGCCCCGCTGCTGGTGGTAGTGAGCGGCATTGTGCTAAGTCTTGCCTTTGGCGGAAGCGGTTTTGCCCTGCGCGACAAACAGTTGGTACACATCCCTATTGTGAGCAGTGCAGGCGAGTTCTTCGGCCTGTTCAGGCACCCCGACTTTAGTCATATTGCCGATAAACAGATCTGGATAACGGCCTTTACCATAGCTATTGTGGCCAGTTTGGAAACCCTGCTGAGTTTGGAAGCGGTGGATAAGATTGACCCTATCAAACGCGTATCGCCCACCAACCGCGAATTGCTGGCACAGGGTACGGCCAACATTGTGAGCGGTATGCTGGGCGGCTTGCCTATGACGGCGGTTATCGTCCGTTCATCGGCTAACGTAAATGCCGGCGCACGCACCAAAACCAGCGCCGTTACGCATGGCATTCTGTTGTTGATCTCGCTGTTGTTTATCCCGAAGCTGATCAATTTGATCCCGCTTTCGTGCCTGGCATCAATCCTGCTCATGACGGGTTATAAATTGGCTCGTATATCACTGTTCAAACACATGTGGCACAAGGGGCTTGATCAGTTTATCCCTTTTGTAATCACTATTCTGGCGGTGGTATTTACAGACCTGCTCATTGGCGTGGGCATAGGCATGCTGGTTGGCGTGTTCTACATCCTGCGCACTAATATGCGTAATCCCTACTTCTACCAAATTACTAATAAAGGCGACCGTAAGGTGATCAACGTGCGTCTGGCCGAGGAGGTTTCGTTCCTGAACAAAGCCGCCATCCAGGTAATGTTGACCAGCCTGCCGGCAGAATCAACCGTAATTATTGACGGCAGCAACTCGCGCTTTATTGACCAGGATGTGCTGGAGACCATCCACAACTATAAGCATAATGCTTATACCAAGGCTATCATCGTTCAGCTGGTGGAAATACATGACCACTACGATGTGCCAAAACTGAAAGAACTGAAGTTTAACGTTTCTAATGCTTAA
- the can gene encoding carbonate dehydratase encodes MTTNNQNNGHAAALAATSSKSYQLLIKGNRDWVEKQITADADFFTNLAKGQSPEVLWIGCSDSRVPANEVTGTRPGEVFVHRNIANVVVHSDMNLLSVLDYAVNVLKVKHVIVAGHYGCGGVAAAMSNKQFGLIDNWLRNIKDVYRLHAEELDAIDDQNERVNRLVELNAMEQVYNLCKTTIVQNAWKNGQDLSVHGWVIDLKTGLIKDLQVSSVGADHLGFVYQVNNEPVAAL; translated from the coding sequence ATGACAACTAACAATCAAAATAATGGCCATGCAGCGGCCCTGGCTGCAACATCTTCAAAAAGCTACCAACTGCTGATTAAAGGCAACCGTGATTGGGTGGAAAAACAAATTACCGCCGACGCCGATTTCTTCACCAACCTGGCCAAAGGTCAAAGCCCCGAGGTGCTGTGGATTGGCTGTTCAGATAGCCGCGTACCGGCCAACGAGGTAACCGGCACCCGCCCCGGCGAAGTGTTTGTGCATCGCAACATTGCCAACGTGGTAGTACACTCTGACATGAACCTACTGAGCGTACTTGACTACGCCGTAAACGTGCTGAAAGTAAAACACGTAATTGTTGCCGGTCACTACGGTTGCGGCGGCGTGGCAGCAGCCATGAGCAACAAACAGTTTGGACTGATTGATAACTGGCTGCGCAACATTAAAGACGTATACCGTCTGCATGCTGAAGAACTGGACGCTATTGATGATCAAAACGAGCGCGTTAACCGCCTGGTTGAACTGAATGCCATGGAGCAGGTATACAACCTTTGCAAAACCACCATTGTACAAAACGCCTGGAAAAACGGCCAAGACCTGAGCGTACACGGCTGGGTGATTGATCTAAAAACAGGCCTGATTAAAGACCTGCAAGTAAGCAGCGTTGGTGCAGACCATCTGGGTTTTGTTTACCAGGTAAATAACGAGCCGGTAGCGGCCCTTTAA
- a CDS encoding energy transducer TonB has product MKTIITTTPLLLLCLMGKAQAIKPAAKVNPKNSFTSVVVMHTRAQFPGGSFAMRQFLSDAGRNSVVAHSQHYSGSVNVYFDVDPQGQPTNFKVLQPGLTAAMSNEAIRILKTMPKFTPASYAGKNKVSHWNTFIKF; this is encoded by the coding sequence ATGAAAACCATTATCACAACCACACCTCTTTTACTCTTGTGCCTGATGGGCAAAGCACAAGCCATTAAACCTGCGGCCAAAGTCAATCCCAAAAACTCGTTTACAAGCGTTGTTGTAATGCATACCCGGGCTCAGTTTCCCGGCGGCTCCTTCGCAATGCGTCAGTTTCTGAGTGATGCAGGTAGAAACTCTGTGGTTGCGCATTCGCAACATTATAGTGGTTCTGTAAACGTCTATTTTGACGTAGACCCGCAAGGTCAGCCTACCAACTTCAAAGTATTACAACCTGGTCTTACAGCCGCTATGAGTAATGAGGCCATCCGGATTCTGAAAACCATGCCAAAGTTTACTCCTGCCAGCTATGCAGGCAAAAACAAAGTATCCCACTGGAACACCTTTATAAAATTTTAA